A single Planctomycetia bacterium DNA region contains:
- a CDS encoding L-threonylcarbamoyladenylate synthase gives MIERAHAVAILRAEGIVAFPTETVYGLGADALSEAAVRRVFHVKGRPATHPLIVHFGDASLMAEWAAYVPNAARRLAERFWPGPLTLVLPASTRVPAIVTGGQDSVGLRVPRHPMALALLREFGGGIAAPSANRFGRVSPTTAEHVRQDLGSDVDFVLDGGACAVGIESTIVSLTSEIPAILRPGGVTQEEIEATLGRKVPVAQTSNVRTPGQMKTHYAPRAAVVLVPPEELEQRAEELRKQGRQVRVLSAKDVAPHVLFTSLRRADDAGVEFILASAPPEQGLGLAVADRLRKAAHPRTSKE, from the coding sequence GTGATTGAGCGAGCGCACGCGGTCGCCATTCTTCGAGCCGAAGGAATCGTCGCGTTTCCGACCGAGACCGTCTACGGGCTGGGTGCGGATGCCTTGAGTGAGGCAGCGGTACGGCGGGTGTTCCACGTTAAGGGACGGCCGGCGACGCATCCGCTTATCGTCCATTTCGGCGACGCCTCGCTGATGGCGGAATGGGCGGCCTATGTGCCCAACGCGGCTCGGCGGCTGGCGGAGCGATTCTGGCCGGGGCCGCTCACGCTGGTCCTTCCCGCATCCACGCGCGTACCGGCGATCGTCACGGGTGGGCAGGATTCGGTAGGGCTGCGCGTGCCGCGTCATCCCATGGCGCTCGCCTTGTTGCGTGAATTCGGTGGCGGAATCGCCGCCCCTTCGGCGAACCGGTTCGGACGGGTCAGCCCCACGACTGCTGAGCATGTCCGTCAGGACCTTGGAAGCGACGTCGACTTTGTCCTTGACGGCGGGGCGTGCGCTGTGGGAATCGAGTCGACGATCGTAAGCCTCACGTCTGAGATTCCGGCGATTCTACGGCCCGGCGGCGTAACGCAAGAAGAGATTGAGGCGACGCTCGGGCGTAAGGTGCCGGTGGCGCAGACGAGCAACGTGCGCACGCCCGGACAGATGAAAACGCACTACGCACCTCGCGCGGCGGTGGTCCTGGTGCCGCCGGAAGAACTGGAGCAACGGGCGGAGGAGCTTCGGAAACAGGGTCGCCAGGTCCGCGTCCTCTCCGCGAAGGACGTCGCGCCGCATGTGCTGTTCACGTCGCTTCGGCGAGCGGACGACGCGGGAGTAGAGTTCATTTTGGCTTCGGCCCCTCCCGAGCAAGGACTAGGCCTTGCGGTTGCCGACAGGCTGC